Proteins encoded by one window of Culicoides brevitarsis isolate CSIRO-B50_1 chromosome 2, AGI_CSIRO_Cbre_v1, whole genome shotgun sequence:
- the LOC134830270 gene encoding nuclear receptor coactivator 3, with product MSIATAENAGLVPCDLPIQNQWINNNNNNSNTTNNNTASFAHQTSSLAGLLPGVVGGSALGGNSLLSPLSHPQAQASNQQQMMQQVKAAQQKIRRKTDNKPQSQINKCNNEKRRRELENEYIEQLGEFLQINKRDMTQTKPDKAHILSEVVKTFRKMLEDGKVKRSQCHPDCTDQCTVHPVQQGEVSSTEPETFMNGNSPEKSAYFEAVRHYISNIGWVLLEINDRRIEYATENVCEVLHYTRTELQGQDIYTFLSPGDHAHVGSILSKDTVSVAWGQDQDSNNKVAKPARCRWLIKQNGSVNNTPKYKDVLISSAPLKDDAEGSSSMLCLITMPEDDTTEMSLGDAGVDKMGFSSTQLVPTGEREPFPEQFTLKLDTNGKILQISTASLTPENAIYFKNECLIGASLQDLCHAQDRHRILKFLQEAKQMTKGEVPLESYRIQVGLDQYMHVKCHARVFSSPATEPYIMAMHSILGDNDKELDDFTSSMMQSMPGTSQMTAQSMSQSTNSSMGGPLMTSVVNGNMNQSVLDRLTNQMSHQFSQDAVPGDSSWEYPDVLDLPHSTFDLDSSWDPRPDSRLSATSNTGTPRPPSVSAYSPATCPSPLTSFSLSGMNSQPSPSNNNNNNSNISNNNFNSPGMNAGTGNGGYGGNTPNYEKPDEKPNLEKLQAGLNDAKLTSPNNHAEQPKQNFESSDRLRNLLTSKSSASSSSDGKNVILKNLLKSDEDPPGKCHLPPRHPGSHNMLQQLLNEKSSDDDDMDGKHKNSELLKHLNKKESPLKCNEDIMQKLKYQGNDRKRPATGNGDDSAAKRETPKESLQEKNKMLASLLAGPPKAPVESALSQNPVRMIPDIPKNNGISGKISSTTSQMSPITSTSSLMNNNNNIDKMSGNAATAGRQLLRKPSSDNYLNTMQPNNNAISAQQNNIQQKELLRQLQSPQPQLPQRLQQQQQTQQQQPNFPNPHSTNPQAGSPYSGNVQNEDPYLQSILNEFLDYASSNETDADLDSLLGMSSSQQYQQEVEKRAINAIQVSLMECETNAFSGSPPAYPLHSTMAASQQPQQQMGNFPPPPNYPNQPNQRRISMSQVTTAGAANPGIARLINQQQQMHQQRKQINMEKERLLRLQQQQKIVGQTNATTSGAETICNSQGMQNIESSIPPNVSLQRTPDSQMSPGFNIIQQQLSPNQQRPPFSPQAYSATNQFNLNPLSPQHQLQQMQHNYQANQFQQGANSPAQLSPMSRQFGPGTPTGQQPPPQWSQALAARGMNAAAQGNPMLSGQLGSPNNFNGGRPIFQGQRQRSLNSPGARSASFQDGFPGPPSPSQAAQGYQQPGMFPNVPQQLQQRLQRQQSAPQPMTGSPRPYGGQDQSPFGMMYNNSPNLPPQHSAGGPVATNNSPNDYFTNRTQSGEPTGDFIRQGLRAVVTGRTQSGIRTPQSPVSVLSANSPSAPSPAQPQLPNTAPLMNNSTTGTGNNVGPNDMGFNFDQIAQADFYGGSTPR from the exons gctcGTCCCATGCGACTTACCAATTCAAAATCAGTGgatcaacaacaataacaacaacagcaacacaacaaacaacaatacGGCATCATTCGCACACCAAACGTCATCGCTAGCGGGCCTCTTGCCCGGCGTCGTCGGCGGCAGTGCCCTCGGAGGCAATTCACTTCTATCTCCTCTCTCGCATCCGCAGGCACAGGCATCGAACCAGCAACAAATGATGCAACAGGTGAAGGCGGCACAGCAAAAAATCCGCCGAAAAACGGACAACAAGCCGCAATCGCAGATCAACAAGTGCAACAATGAGAAACGACGACGCGAACTCGAAAACGAGTACATCGAGCAGCTCGGCGAATTCTTGCAAATTAACAAACGTGATATGACCCAAACGAAGCCCGACAAGGCGCACATCCTAAGCGAAGTTGTCAAAACGTTCCGCAAAATGCTCGAGGATGGCAAAGTTAAACGCTCCCAATGTCATCCCGATTGCACGGATCAGTGCACCGTTCATCCCGTGCAACAGGGCGAAGTGAGTTCAACCGAACCCGAAACCTTCATGAACGGAAATTCACCGGAAAAATCCGCTTATTTCGAGGCAGTGCGACATTACATCTCCAACATTGGATGGGTGCTGTTGGAAATCAACGATCGCCGTATCGAATATGCCACAGAAAATGTTTGCGAAGTGCTCCATTACACCCGCACCGAGCTCCAAGGTCAAGATATTTACACGTTTTTGAGTCCGGGCGATCATGCGCATGTTGGCTCCATCTTGAGCAAAGACACCGTATCCGTGGCATGGGGTCAGGATCAAGATTCGAACAACAAAGTCGCCAAACCGGCACGTTGCCGCTGGCTAATCAAGCAAAATGGCAGTGTAAATAACACACCAAAGTACAAAGACGTCTTAATTAGTTCGGCGCCGCTCAAAGACGATGCCGAAGGATCTTCCTCGATGCTGTGTTTGATCACGATGCCCGAAGATGACACCACGGAAATGTCCTTGGGTGATGCAGGCGTCGATAAAATGGGTTTTTCGAGTACGCAACTTGTGCCGACAGGCGAACGCGAGCCATTCCCCGAACAATTTACGCTGAAACTCGATACAAACgggaaaattttgcaaataagtACGGCTTCGTTGACCCCCGAGAACgcaatttacttcaaaaacgAGTGTTTGATCGGCGCATCGCTTCAGGATTTGTGTCATGCTCAAGACAGACatcgaattttgaaatttctgcaAGAAGCGAAGCAAATGACGAAGGGCGAAGTACCTCTGGAGTCGTATCGCATCCAAGTGGGACTCGATCAGTACATGCACGTCAAGTGTCATGCGCGAGTTTTTAGTTCGCCCGCTACAGAACCTTATATTATGGCGATGCATTCGATTCTCGGCGACAATGACAAGGAATTGGACGATTTTACGAGTAGTATGATGCAATCAATGCCTGGGACGAGTCAAATGACAGCTCAATCCATGTCGCAATCGACAAATTCGAGTATGGGAGGACCCCTGATGACTTCAGTTGTTAATGGAAACATGAATCAATCAGTTTTGGATCGACTTACGAACCAAATGAGTCATCAATTTTCGCAAGATGCCGTTCCGGGGGACTCTAGTTGGGAATATCCTGATGTTTTGGATTTGCCTCATTCCACGTTCGACTTGGATTCGAGTTGGGATCCACGTCCTGACTCGCGTTTGAGTGCAACTTCGAACACGGGCACGCCAAGACCTCCTTCCGTGTCGGCATATAGTCCGGCAACGTGCCCCAGTCCCCTTACGTCGTTCAGTTTGTCGGGCATGAATAGCCAACCGTCGCCAtcgaacaataacaacaacaacagcaacattAGCAATAACAATTTCAACAGTCCCGGCATGAATGCGGGCACCGGAAATGGCGGATACGGCGGAAATACGCCAAATTACGAGAAACCCGACGAAAAACCGAATTTGGAAAAGCTTCAAGCAGGCTTGAATGACGCAAAATTGACGTCGCCGAACAACCATGCGGAACAACCGAAGCAAAATTTCGAGAGTTCCGACCGTTTGAGAAACTTGCTGACGAGTAAATCGTCCGCAAGTTCGAGTAGTGAtggaaaaaatgtgattttaaagaatttattgaaGAGTGACGAGGATCCGCCGGGAAAATGTCATCTGCCGCCGCGACATCCAGGTTCGCATAATATGCTGCAACAACTGTTGAACGAAAAAAGTagcgatgacgacgacatggatggcaaacacaaaaatagcGAACTCCTGAAGCACCTGAACAAGAAGGAGAGTCCGCTAAAGTGCAACGAAGACATTATGCAGAAGCTCAAGTACCAAGGAAACGATCGCAAGAGACCGGCAACCGGAAATGGCGACGATTCCGCCGCCAAACGCGAAACTCCAAAGGAATCGTTGCAGGAAAAGAACAAAATGCTGGCGTCGCTGTTGGCGGGACCCCCAAAAGCGCCCGTTGAATCGGCGCTGTCGCAAAATCCCGTCCGAATGATCCCGGATATTCCGAAAAATAACGGAATCAGTGGCAAAATCTCGAGTACGACGTCACAAATGTCGCCGATAACGAGTACCAGCTCGCTcatgaacaacaacaacaacatcgacAAGATGTCAGGAAATGCCGCAACTGCGGGCCGACAACTACTGCGAAAGCCTTCTTCCGACAACTACCTCAATACCATGCAGCCTAATAACAATGCAATTAGTGCGCAACAAAATAACATACAACAGAAAGAACTGCTACGGCAACTGCAGTCACCTCAACCTCAACTACCTCAGCGTTtacagcagcaacagcaaacACAGCAACAACAGCCAAACTTCCCGAATCCACATTCGACAAATCCGCAGGCTGGCAGTCCGTACAGCGGAAATGTGCAAAACGAAGATCCCTACTTGCAATCCATCCTCAATGAGTTTTTAGACTATGCGAGTAGTAACGAAACAGATGCCGATCTCGATAGTCTTCTCGGTATGAGTTCGTCGCAGCAGTACCAACAAGAAGTCGAGAAACGCGCCATTAACGCCATCCAAGTATCCCTCATGGAATGCGAGACGAACGCGTTTAGTGGGAGTCCGCCGGCATATCCGTTACATTCGACAATGGCCGCGTCGCAGCAACCACAACAACAAATGGGAAATTTCCCGCCTCCTCCAAATTATCCGAATCAACCGAATCAACGACGCATTTCCATGTCGCAAGTGACGACGGCCGGCGCTGCAAATCCCGGAATTGCCCGACTCATCAATCAGCAGCAACAAATGCATCAGCAACGCAAACAAATTAACATGGAGAAGGAACGGTTGTTGCGTTTGCAGCAACAGCAGAAGATCGTAGGCCAAACTAATGCAACGACGTCAGGTGCTGAAAcaattt gtaattcACAAGGAATGCAAAACATTGAATCCTCGATCCCTCCAAATGTGTCACTACAAAGAACGCCCGACTCGCAAATGAGTCCCGGTTTCAACATTATCCAGCAACAGCTGAGTCCAAATCAACAACGACCACCGTTTAGTCCGCAAG CCTATTCAGCTACAAACCAATTCAACTTGAACCCGCTATCACCTCAGCATCAGTTGCAGCAAATGCAACACAACTACCAAGCGAACCAATTTCAACAGGGAGCGAATTCGCCGGCACAATTGTCTCCAATGTCGCGACAATTTGGACCGGGAACGCCCACGGGACAACAACCGCCTCCCCAATGGAGTCAAGCGTTAGCTGCCCGAGGCATGAATGCAGCAGCGCAAGGCAATCCCATGTTGAGTGGACAATTAGGG agtccCAATAACTTCAATGGAGGACGTCCCATATTCCAAGGACAACGACAACGATCTCTCAATTCACCGGGTGCCCGATCTGCGTCGTTCCAAGACGGTTTTCCCGGACCTCCGAGTCCATCGCAGGCAGCGCAAGGTTACCAGCAACCGGGCATGTTTCCGAATGTGCCGCAACAGCTTCAGCAGCGATTGCAACGACAACAGAGCGCGCCGCAACCGATGACAg GATCTCCGCGACCATATGGTGGTCAAGATCAATCTCCTTTTGGAATGATGTACAATAATTCGCCTAACTTACCGCCACAACATTCCGCCGGGGGACCGGTGGCAACAAATAATTCGCCCAACGATTACTTTACGAACCGTACACAATCCG GAGAGCCAACCGGTGACTTTATCCGTCAGGGCTTGCGAGCTGTCGTCACGGGACGAACGCAATCCGGCATACGAACTCCCCAAAGTCCCGTCAGTGTTCTAAGTGCAAATTCACCGAGTGCCCCATCTCCTGCACAACCCCAATTACCAAACACGGCGCCCCTGATGAACAATTCCACAACGGGCACCGGAAATAACGTCGGTCCCAACGATATGGGCTTCAATTTTGACCAAATCGCGCAAGCAG atttCTATGGAGGAAGTACGCCTCGGTGA